Proteins found in one Actinokineospora alba genomic segment:
- a CDS encoding 2-oxoacid:ferredoxin oxidoreductase subunit beta produces MTAIDLGLPGLAGVPTTDEPQKAKDYKSDQEVRWCPGCGDYIVLNAVQSFLPTLGLKRENIVFVSGIGCSSRFPYYMNTYGMHSIHGRAPAIATGLATARPDLSVWVVTGDGDSLSIGGNHLIHTLRRNVNLKILLFNNRIYGLTKGQYSPTSEPGKVTKSTPMGSLDHPFNPVSLALGAEATFVGRALDSDKVGLTDVLRQAAEHRGSALVEIYQNCPIFNDGAFDVLKEPGEAEQRLINLEHGKPIRFGAEKEYGVIRSGFGSLEVAKVSEVGEEALVVHDAHIEDPSYAFALSRLSTQDLSHTITGVFRSVRRDTYDDLARAQVAQAVESKPADLRSLLHGKDTWTIAP; encoded by the coding sequence ATGACCGCGATTGATCTTGGGCTGCCCGGCCTCGCGGGGGTGCCGACGACCGACGAGCCGCAGAAGGCCAAGGACTACAAGTCCGACCAGGAAGTCCGCTGGTGCCCCGGCTGTGGCGACTACATCGTGCTCAACGCGGTGCAGTCGTTCCTGCCGACGCTGGGCCTCAAGCGGGAGAACATCGTCTTCGTCTCCGGCATCGGCTGCTCCTCACGGTTCCCGTACTACATGAACACCTACGGGATGCACTCGATCCACGGCCGCGCCCCGGCCATCGCCACCGGCCTGGCCACCGCGCGTCCCGACCTGTCGGTCTGGGTCGTGACCGGTGACGGCGACTCGCTGTCGATCGGCGGCAACCACCTGATCCACACGCTGCGCCGCAACGTGAACCTCAAGATCCTGCTGTTCAACAACCGGATCTACGGCCTCACCAAGGGCCAGTACTCGCCGACGTCGGAGCCGGGCAAGGTCACCAAGTCCACCCCGATGGGCTCGCTGGACCACCCGTTCAACCCCGTGTCCCTCGCACTGGGCGCCGAAGCGACGTTCGTCGGCCGGGCACTGGACTCCGACAAGGTGGGCCTCACCGACGTGCTGCGTCAGGCGGCGGAACACCGAGGCTCGGCCCTGGTCGAGATCTACCAGAACTGCCCGATCTTCAACGACGGCGCGTTCGACGTGCTGAAGGAGCCGGGCGAGGCCGAGCAGCGCCTGATCAACCTGGAGCACGGGAAGCCGATCCGCTTCGGCGCCGAGAAGGAATACGGCGTCATCCGCAGCGGGTTCGGGTCGCTCGAGGTCGCGAAGGTCAGCGAGGTGGGTGAAGAGGCGCTGGTGGTGCACGACGCCCACATCGAGGACCCGTCCTACGCGTTCGCGCTGTCCCGGCTGTCCACTCAGGACCTGAGCCACACGATCACGGGCGTCTTCCGCTCGGTGCGCCGCGACACGTACGACGATCTGGCACGGGCGCAGGTGGCGCAGGCCGTGGAGAGCAAGCCCGCGGACCTGCGGAGCCTGCTGCACGGCAAGGACACCTGGACCATCGCGCCTTGA